The stretch of DNA CTCCAGCCCCTAAAAGAGGGTGCCATGGCCCCAGGAAGAAGGGCAGCTGGTGCTGCCCACCGCCCCAGAGCTGGGCACTGAGTCAGGTCCCCCCTTGCTCTGCATCCTACTCGCCTGGGACCGGTGACCAGGAAGGGGTCCAACAGGCAAAGGGCCGCCCTCCCGCCCTGCTGGGCGCCCGCtctgctcccctgccccactgctgctgccccagagGGCAAAGCCCATCCAGAGCAGGCGAGAAGCGCTCCCCAGCGAGGAGACTGGGCGGCTccagcctctgctccctgctcagctgcagccagaCAAGTCCCCCAGCCCAAAGAGAGAGGTGGGCTCTGAGCACCAGGGCACACGGGGAGGCCACGTGGTCTGCAGCATCCTCGCTGCCCGGGATGTGGTGGGCGACCCAAGGGAGCAAACCCGAGCATGCTCTGGAGCGGGTACCTCGTCGGCTGCGGGAGGTACAGCAAGCGAGAAAGAGCACTGAGTGGCagcaggggcagcagcagaagctttAGTGTCCAGGCTGGGGCCGTGCGCATTGCTGCAGAACCTGAAAACGTCAGACAGCCTCATGTACTCCTAGAAATCCACGgcggaggagaaggaggagagtTAGACGCATGCGCTGGCATCATGGTGCTGACTGCAAAGTGGGAGCAAATCTCCCCGCGCCCACATGCCCCACTGCCGCCTgcccagcccttccctgccatgttgccctccctgcctgcggCTGCCCCGGTGCACGGCACCGTGCGGGGAGTGGGGTGCCCCAGCTGGGCTGAGCGTCCCAGCGTGCCGCTTTGCTGCTGCCTTAGGTGTGGCTTTGCTGGGTGcaggctggggatggagggctgcagcctgccctgctgcagtcCCAGTTGCCTTCAGCCGTTCCCATCACCCAGATCTCAGGGTCCCGCAAGGGTCCCCAGCCACAAGTCCTCCCCATTGCGACAGCACCGGATGAGGCACCTCAAGCTGCTCCGAGCCACCTTAAAATCCACTTCCTCACCCTTTCTGAACCAAACATGCTAAAGCTGGGGATTTGCTCTCAGGACCCTAAAGGATGCTGTCAGGAGGGGCCCAGCCAGCAGGTAAGGGGCAGGCAAGGGGGAAGCGCAGGGATGCCTGTGCTGAACGGCACCATGCTGGGGTTAAAACCGAGGGCAGCAGTGGGAGCTGGGATGTCCAGCAGGCTCAGGAGAGCACCTGAAATTGGGGTCTGAGTGTTAATGAGCGCAGCTGCTGGAGAGCTAaatgagagatgctccagccgTGCCATCGCAGCGCACTGCTGTGGGGATGCCCTGCTGCCCGAAGGCGACGTTAGTCCACATAAGGGGTctgacggcggctcggccaaGGAGGGGACAAGCGAGCAAGTACATGCAGTTAGTCCCGTTACCTCTTGTGCCTTGGGGTAGGAGCGGGCGGCAGGAGAAGCTaaggaggcagctgctgccGGCGGGGGACTCAGGGGCTTAGTTCCCTCCAACAGCTCATAAGGCTCTGAGATATGGAGGGTCTCCTGTTGGAGGGTAAAGATCACGTAGGCAAGGCAGGCACAGGCAGCaaggtggcagcagcaggagccccACTGCGGGCAGGCGCAAGGGGACTCTGCCATcccacccctctccccagcagcgGGTTGGGCAGCACTGCGGTCCCCGAGGACATTGTGGCTCTGGCTCCCCGTTCAGAGCCACAATCAGGGCAACGGGGCGACCCACTCCCACCTAAAAGCCTCCAGACATGAACTGGAAGGAGTCCTCCTGTACTGGCACCAAGACAGCCCCACACTTGCTCTCTAGCAGGGACGGAACCCCAGGCAGTGCCTGCCCCAGGTGCCCAGCAGCCGTGCCGAGCCCTTCCCTCGTGGGCACTCGCAGCCCTCGCCGAGCCGCCTGCTAAAAGGCTCCTGCAGCATCTGGGCAGCCCAGCAGGGGAGATGTTGTTGCTCCCAAGCCTGGCTCTGTTgcatttccctccctcccacccaacCTGGCGATGgtctctgcagcccatggagaggcTCTGAGCAGCCGGGAGCACCCGGCTCCGGCCAGAAGGCACCTGGGAGCACAGGAgccactgcagagcagagcttgCGGTCCACCAGGCTCATCCCTGCTGGTGACAGTGGCtcagggcagcaggagagcagcccTAGGGACCATaccctgcctctccctgcttACCTCTCTGAGAGCTGAGGACATTTTTGGGAAGCTCCTGCCGCCTGTGACGAGCTGGTATCGCCTCTCCAGAGACACaagcttctccttctcctgAGCCAGGGGCGACAGCAAGAGCAGAGGCAGCTGATGGTTACTGGCACCCCATGGCCGGTCCCCTCCAGGCTCACCCCAATTGCCAGCACCCCGGCAAGAGCTGGTGCGATCTTGTTCCCTGCCTTGGACACCCCCAGGGTTGGGGAGTGCATGTTGACCCCGCTACTGCTGCATTACcttctgcaggagctgcaggacgCTGTTCCTCTCCCTGGCCAGGCGCTCAGCCTCCTGGGCGCTCTGCAGCCGGATCTGGGCAGCCTGGGCATCCAGCGCGGCCACCCGCTcctggggaggaggcagcagggatgaACTGGCTGCCGGTGAGCCATGGGGCTCAGCCGGGGCCGTGGGGTGCAGCCCGGCCATGCCGGACTCGCTGCCCCCCGTCCGCCCCTACCTTCCTGCGGGCAATGCTGCGGTGGCACTCAGCCCggctctgcaggagctgctggccccGTGCTTCGCGCTCCTCCTCGAGGTGGCTCTCCCGTTCCAGCTGCTGGAACTCCAGGTCCTCAAACAGCTTGGCCTCCGTCTCCAGCGCCTCTGCCTCCTTTGGACACACAAGGGCACAGCAGATCACTCCCTCTGGACGGGCACCTCCACATCCTGCTAGCAGGTCTCCCACAGCAAAATCTCCTGCTGTGCCCCCACGTCCTGCTGGTGCTGGCCGGGAACAGGAACCCATGGCAAAGCCTGTCCCCGGTGCCTGGTGTGGACAGGCAGgcagctttccctgctgcttGGCACCAGCAACATGGGAGACAGCGGCAACCTCTGCCTGGCTGGAGAAGGCGATGGAAGCACTAGGCACTGGCCAGGTCAGAGCCGTCACCCCCATGAGACGATGAGCTCGCCGCAGCCGGGGGGCTTCACCCACCCCTTGGAGACTAGCTGCCCCTCTTGAACTGTGTCTGGGCCGGTGCCGTGCCCTGCCGGGTGGCAAAACACCATGTGCTGGTGTAACCACCAACACGCAGCCCCGCGTCACCAAGCtgatgggcagcagagccccCACGGACCAGCACCGTGCCGGACAAGTGCCTGCGCGTCCTCCCAGCCTTCAAGCACCGACAGCACCCAGTGGCGCTCAGCTCAGGGTTTGCCGGTGCCACCTTGGCAGCAATTGCACCGTGCTCCCTGTGGGGATGCATTCCACCCTGCTCTGGGAGCAGGGCGGCCGTTGCTCTCGTGGCATGGCACGGCACCACCGGCGTAGTGGCTACCGAGGGCTCCCGCACACTGAGACCACCCCATCGCTGTCCGTGCCTGCTGCACACTGGGACCTGCATCCAACGTGGGGGTGCCTGCTCTGAGCAGGCTGTGGCAAGGCGGGTTTATCTGCGCAGTGAGGGCTGGGTAGGGGCCGGCCATGGGCTGGGGAAGGTCAGCCGCCACCAGAAAATACCAGATAATGGGAAAAAATGCTGCGGACCGGCGGTAATGTAAACTGATGGCACCATGTAAATAAACTCTCAGGAAATAGCTGGAAGCAGACAGACAGGGACCCAGCGGTCCCCAAGGCTCCCCAGCCTTCCCAGGGCAGGATCCGTGCTCGTGCCCTGCCTGGTCCAGAGGAGCACAGCAGCTCCGCAGCGGGGGGCAGCCCCGCGCTCTGCCGAGCCAGCACCGCGCCCCGGGCCCGGGCGAGCGGCAAGCTTACCAGGACGGCGGTGCCCGGCGCCAGCCGCCTCCAGCCCAGGTGTGACGCTCCCAGTGCGGCCCCGGCTGGCGGGGAAGAGCTGGCCTAAGCTGGAGCGGAGGGAGGTGGGCCATGGTccgggaggggtggggggagacaCTGACCCTTCGCATCTGCTCCCGCAACTGCTCCCGCATTGACTCAGGGCACTTATCAAGGTGGCTCTTCGACTCATGGTAAAGCGCCCGGAGTTGCTCTAGCTCCTTCCTTTCAGCATCAACCTTTGCCCTTTCCTGAATTGAGGGAgaatgagacaaaaaaaaaaaagaaaagagaaaggggggggagggagagaagagaaaacacaCTTCTCAAATCCACGCCATGCAGAAGCTGCAGAGTTATAAAGGGACTCAGCTGGAAAAAGAGGAGGCTCGCAGGGAGGAGCATCACGGCATCTACAGAGCAGTTGAGAGAGCAACAGCCATGGGGATCCGGGCTGGGCAGTGTTAGAGGGGTTATGGCCAGCCCTGGACCTCAGCCTCATGTTTCCATGCCGAAAGCCCACTTAGGGGCAGTGAAAAGATCAATGCTGACAGCACGGATAAAGTCATCCCTGCAAACGGCTGCACCACACGGACCTTCTAAACAACCGCTAACTAGCTATGTTAATTGATGCTCACCATCTGGGATGCTGCCAATTAAGCACAGCAGGTCCCATATGCATGCTGAGGGACCATGGACCACCCCCATCCATCGGAAGAAGAGGGTTGCCTGCAGGACGGCAGTGAAAATGGGAGACCGAGGTCCAACCCTGCTGTCGGAGATGCTCAGGCTATGCCAAGTTAGCGGCAGAGCAGACACTTGCTCCTGGCCCCAGGCGGAGGGAGAAGGGTccccaaccctccctcccaCGGCCACAGGAGCAGTATGATGGAGGCCAGTAACACGGGGCTGGCACAAGGAATCACCTCCTGCAGGTCTGGCAGCACCATACGGGGGTTAGGCATTGGGAAACACACGCTGCAAGAAACCCTGTTCCATGCTGTGGCAGCATGGAGACACGGGGCATCCATGAAAAGGGATATGGAGTGGACACGCCGGCGGGGAAACAGGGCTGGCACAGCTGGTacaggggctgcagggtgccCAGGAGGCTTCCAGCTATGCAGAGATGTCAGAGGTGATGGCAGACTTCAGAGCAGGCACCGTTAGTGCAATTAGCACAGGCTGGTTAGGAAGCAGGTGGTTAGGTCAGCGGAGAGTTTGGGAGGGGGATTTCCCTGTGCTCCTCTCCTGGCTCTGCACGAGCACCTGGCTAGAGAAGATGCCTGCAAAGGGctggaaaaccaaaaccagaacaaaaatcCCAGACGCCACAGGGGCACTGCTGGCAGCTGCCgatggcagctctgcctggccACAGGCAACCGAACAGCCCAGGCACCTCCATCCATGGGGCGAGCCAGACCCCCAGGGACGCCGGAGCCACATCACGGTGGCACAGAGCCACCAGTGGGACCCAGGCATAGGCTGTGCTGGGACACCGGCCTTGGGCAGTGGGGAGCCAGGTCTCGGCTGCCCTCCTGCCACGGAGCAGCTCACTCAAGGCTGTGCCATGCTGCCCACAAGGCTGCAGCACGGCCAGCAACCAGCAGCCGGGACGAGTGTGCCATGCACGCAGTGGCACAGGTGCCTTCAGACACGGCTGGCAGATCACGGCAGCAACTGCACCAAAGACGACTCCAGGGGGAGGGGGCCAGGACCCCCTCCTTGGCCACTGAGCCCAGTGAAACATCCACAGTGATTTCCCAGCCACCTCCAGCGAGCTGAACGCTACAGCGGTGGCCACCACCACGCGTGAAGATACCCCAaagggcagcagagcagggggaCTTGCCGCGAGACACAGCCCCCCAGCAAGGGCAGGCAATGGGGAGTGCTGAGGCCCCCACTCCAGGTCGGTGCTGcccactgcaggcagcagccatcAGGGAAAGCCCCATGCCACAGAGCCTCCCTGCAAGACTCCACTGGCACAACAGACGGCGGCCGAAACGCACCCCCGGCatcagccctgccctcctctggCAGGGCTGTTAGACCAGTCCCAGGCAGACAGACGGACAGATTCCCCCCCCCACGATGCAAACCCAGAGGGGATGCTCCTCGATGCCTCCATAGAGTGGagggacaggagaggagaaTGTGTCCGCAGGGGAATGCCGCAGCATGGCGCACCAGCTGCAAGCACCGGGGAGGGCACGGCACAGCCGGTGCCGGGGCGGAGCCCTGCCCCGGAGCTCACCTTGTCCCGCTCCTTCCGGATGCTGGCGTCCAGGCTGGAgagcttctcctgcagctgctgcaccgcctcctgctcctgccGCAGCCGTGCCGCCTCCGACTCCCGCTCGCCCTGCAGCAGCGCCCGCTCCATCTCCGCCTGGACAGGCATGGCCACATCACGATGGCTGCCCTGGCTGGATCCGGCTCACGCCCATGGGATCGGACGCTGGCTGGCGAGGGCAGCGAGCAGTGGGGGAGCCGGCAGGGCTCCCCATCCCCTCACCTCTCGTGACgtctcctgcagctgctgctccagctccttGATGCGGCCCTTCAGCTGGTCCAAGCGGCCGAGCACGCTGGCACGCTCCTCCTCCAGCCGCTGTGCCTCCTTGGCCCGTGGGCCCGCCAGCTCCTCGTGCTGCAGAGAGGGCAGGTTGGCATGGCGCAGCATGGCATGGcgcggcacggcgcggcacaGCCGTCCCCTCACCTCGTGGTGGGTGCTCTCAGTGCTGCTGCACTCCTCCTTCAGGTTCTCCTCATCTGACCTCTCCAGGCTTTCCCTCTGCCGCAGTTCCTCAGCAGCACGGCCCAGAGCCACGGCACCCCTGGGCACCCGACGGCCAGCATCCGCGTCACCAGCCAGGAGTCGGTGCACATCGCCCGGCTCGGTGCCATCTGTCTTGGTGTACTCGGCACAGAGGTTCAGGATGGTCTCCAGGCGCTGCCGCTCCTGTGGGGAAGAACGGTCAGCGCGACACCCATCCCGGCACGCGCCGCTGCCAGAGAGCCTGCAGGACCCTGTGCCGATGGCAGGCACCGGGATGCGGGCTCACTCCTTGCCCTGCCCGCACGCTGGGACGGGCTGAGGACATTGCAAAGCCCGATGCAGCCTGCCCcgaccccacgctggagccaTGCACGCAATGTGCCGGAGCTGGAGACGGACTAATTACAGGCGGCAGCACCGGCCGCCGAGCGCCTCCGCTATTTCCAGGCAGTGACTCAGGCCGCCCGCACCAGGCGTGAGTCAGGGCTGAGCAAACAGGGCTCCGGCAGCACAGCCCCCGGGACCGGCAGATGCACAGGGCAAACCCcacccaggcagctgctggctcTATAAAAACTCCATCTACCCTAAATATAGACGCAGTGCCCACAAAGGCACAGCACCATTGCTGGCAGACATGGCCCTGGTGGGGCTGGACCAGACATGCACGGTTTTGCCAAGCCGGGGGCACCACAATTTCAGCCAGCAGCCCCCACAGCCATGCCGACCCCGCAGGTTTCCCCAGGCTGCTGCGAGCCAGGGGGCTTTGTGCTCCTGGAGAGCTGCCGTGCATCGATGGCCGCTCCTGGCCGTAATCCCCCCAAGATAAGCTGGCAGCCTGGCAGCTGCGACAAATCCCCGAGAGGCAAGGGCCAGGttttaaagcagcaaaagcCGAAAGGTGTTTGCAAAGAGGGCGTCCCACGCTCGAACACATCCCCGTGCCCCGCCGGCCCCAGGGCTCACCAGGCGCTCCATCTCCTGCTCCCGCACCCGCTCCTGCCGCTGACGCCGGTGGTACTCCAGCAGCTCATCCTCGTTGTCGCTGATCTCAGTGATGCTGTTCTTGCGTTCCCGCGGCCCTGCCGGTGGCCGTGGGTCCCCCAAGGGCTTCCTGGGGGCGCGGGGGCTCTGCCGGGGCGAGGGCACGGCCGGGGAGCCCAACCCGTACACCGGACTCAGGCTGGTGCCAAAGCTGGGGCGGCGTGGGGGGGTCTCCGCTGGTAGCGGGGGCGAGGGACTCCCAGCGACCCTCGGCTCCTCCAGACCCTTGCGCCTGGCCCGGGGGCTGCCGAGCACCTCCCTGCCCagccggggctgcggggagggggcgtcgggggctgcccgggggctgaCAGCCCGGCGTGACAAGGAGGGGCTCAGGGGGGGCAGCTCCCGCATGCTCTCCACGTTCCTCCGGGCCGCCCGCGGGCTCTCGGGGGGCTGCAGCCGGGCCTCTGGGACCACCCGGCCAGCAGGCTGCCGGCTGGGGGCCAGGGGGTCCCGCGGCTCCcggaaggggctggggggccgCTCCTGCAGGGCCGCCCGCGGCCGCGGTGCTGCCCTGGGGGTCAGCCGGGGGCTGCCTGTCTGGCTGTCCCCAAGCCTCTCGGCTGGCCAAGGCTCACCGGGACCCCCACCGGGTGTGGGGGGCGGGCGCTGGGCGGGTGGCTGCACAGCGTGGTTGTAGCTGGAGGAGCGGAGCGGGACGAGGGGGGGCATGGCCAaaccctgctcctggctgctaGGTGAGGGGCTGGTGTAGCCACCACTGCTGgccggggaggagaggggggagaagTTCTCGTAGCTGGAGCCTCCTGAGGTGgccccagggctgggtgggggggacaggAGGCAGCGCCCACCCCCGTTCACcatgggggagaggggggaccGGCCACGGGCAGGCAGCTTCTTGCCGCTGGGTGACACCGGCTCCTCCAGCACCAGTGAGTCCATGATGTCCTGTAGGTCCTTCTCAATGGAGCTGACGAGGGAGCTGTGGCTGGGACTCCCACGCTCTGATGGCTGGCGGCCACCGTTCACCAGGGCCTCAGGCTCTGCAGGGAGACACGGGAGTAGGCATCAGCATGGCGGGACCCCCCCGCGGCCCCTGCCTGGCCTGGGGTCCCACGGAGCAGCCCGGCATCACCCCTCCACACAGCCTTGCAGAGTCAGCACCGGGTCGCAGCTCCTCTTCCCCCAACCCCAAGCCGCCTGCGCCCCGCTGCCACTGTTTCCCGTGCCGGCTGGAGAGCCAGGCCAGGGAGGAGGCCGGCATCCCACTGGCCCCATCACCAGGGAGACAGAAACCCGATAACACAGCCCAGACGCCCGCTCCCGACATCCCTGCGCTGCCGGCAgctcccggccccgctccctggggagcagctgcCCGTGCCAGCCACCGGCGCCTGCTGCTCGTCCCCGGCACGCTCCGGCACGCCGGCGAGGGGACAGAGATGCGACAGCCAAAAGCCACCGAGCACAGACCCGCAGCACGTCCAGACCCACCGCCACGTTGCCTGCAGCTTCCCCGTACCCCTGGCTGGGCTGCCCCCTTGCCCCGGCTCCCCCGTCCTACCAGCGCAGCACCGATGTGCCTGTCACTCAGGGATGAGCTAATAGTGGCAGGCGCAGAGCCTGGCCAGGACAGCGTGCCACCCGGGCTGCGTCACCCCCTGGCACCCAGCGGCTCCCCCGCGGCGGCCGGCAGCGCCTCGGCGCCCAGAGATGTGCCGCGGCCCCACCCGTGTCATCCTGCCCGGTCCTGCGGGGCAGCGAGGGACTGTGCGGGCCCCACGCGGGATGCTCTGCGGGATGCTCCGCAGCGATGGCACCTCCCCGCGTCCCTCCTCCCGTCCCCCAGCTGCGGGGCATGCTGCCTTCCCAACACACACGTGGCACGGGGAGGCTGCCAAGCTCCTCTCCTCGTGCCAGGGTGTGCCGGTcggggcagggagaagggctACCAGCCCAGGGATCACTGCCGGGGATTCGGACATCCCCGGGAACCAGGCGCGGCACCGGACCTTGGCGCAGGCGCTCGTCCTGTCGGCCCCGCAGACAGGCAGACACAGCAAGATAAGCAGCTGGCGAGATGGAGGATTGCAGCCCGGGAAACGGCCTTCGCAGCCTCCGCGCGGTCGCCCGGGCATGTAAACAGCCCCTCCAAGGCAGCCGAGGGGGGCCCGGCGCAGGCTGATGGGTGATGGCTCTGCCACCGCCAGGCTGGGCAGAGGCGAGAGCCGTGCTTCACTGCCCTTGCAATTACCCTCCTCCAAGGCGATGTTAATCATTAACAAGCGCCAGCACAGCTGCCATGCCGAGTCAACGGCCGGCACATCCGCGGCTGGGCGTCAGCCCCACTCCTGAGCACGGCAGGACCGGGCCGGGAAAGCATCTTGCGCCAGGAAAGCTGGGTCAGGGAGCACCCCAGGGTCCCCAACCGCCCTGCCCGGGACAAGGCGAGGGTCACCTACTTGCTGGCAGCCCGTAGAGAGCCGCTGGGCTCCTGCCCCCCGCCGGGATCATGCTCTTCATCCACTTGGCCTCGGCAGGGTGGTTGAAGCGGAGGAAGGTGGCCTGGCCCAGGCAGATGGTGCAGcctggggaaagaggggagaggGCTCAGCCCCACGCCGGAGCGGTACCAGAGAGAGGCAAGGCGGCAGCcggtgcaggcaggcagccggGCGCTGCCTGTCCCGAAGACGCGTCCCCGGGAGGGGAGCGGGCTCCTGCCGTCAGCAGAGGCTTAGGGGGAGGCTGAAATCCAGGTCACTCccggcagctgcaggcagcgcGTCGCAGGCGCAGGCACAGCTGGGGTCCCTGCCGGGGGCCGTGCTGCCGCgggggagctggcagggctcCAGGGCCTGTGTGGCTGCCAGCTGCAGACAAGACAGCTCCTGTCCCCGGCCGCAAAGCGCCTCTTCTTGGCCCAAAGCGGCAGCCCTCTCGGGGGGAAGGCTGTGGAGCAGCCGCCGGCAAGGAAGgcggctggggaaggggagcggggccgcgcgctgcctgctcccctgccGCCCGCGGTGCCGGGGGAGCCGCGTGCTGGCAGCGGGGAGCGGTGGGCGGCTGCGAGGCTCCATGCTGCAGACACACCCCGCTTTGAAGAGCCTGCCAGGGCCCCGGGGAGAGGCTCACTCTGCACCGACAGCCACAGCCCAAAATCCCTCGCCGGAGGGGACGTGTTTTTGGGAGCATCCGGCAGCCCAGGCCGGCGGCAAGGCGAGCGAGAGGCCGTACGGATTAACCGCCGTCGCCAACACGGGGGGCCCGGCTTCCTCGAGGGAAGGAGTCCTGCTCCCCGGCAGGAGCTGCCGCAGCACCCCAGCTCGGCGAGAGCATCCTGCCTGCCAGGCGGCAATGCCAGCGCCCGGCCCGGCATCGGCTCCTCCGGCTCGAGGCATCGCCGACCAGAGCCTTCCCTGCGCGCCGGCGCTGGCGGAGCCGTGCATCACCCCGGCGAAGCGGGGTACCCCCTACCCCGCGCCGCCCCCCCGAGCCGCCGGCCTCGCAGCCCCACGCCTCGtcctgccctgtggggtccctgCCCGCtcgccctgcctgcagcccacagGCAGGAGAACCGGGGGCTCGGCCGATCCctgcctgtgcccccccccgcagcccacGGCGGACGCGGCGGGACCCCGCGGTCCGTCGCGCCGGAGCCGTCGCGCCCCTTCGCCGGCGGCCACGTGGCTCCCATTGTCCCCCCGAGGGGACGCCGGCGGCAGCGCCCACGCGggtggggtgtcccccccccctccccggggagaGGCAGGGCAaggtgcggggcggggggggggctgcagcgcGGCCGCCCGGGGCGTGGGCGAGGAGGTTTTGCAACCCGTGGATGGACGGGGTgccctcacccccccccatcGGCACGGACACGCGtggcccccccccctcccaccgCGCCACACTcaccgcgccgccgccgccgccgccgccccggcagGGCCGCGCACCGCCCCCGGGGaggggcggcgggagggagggcggggaggggcggcgggggccgggcctCACCCTGCCCCGCCACACGGGCGAGGGTCCTccccggggagcggggcagcGACTGACGGGGTGACACGGGCCGTGCGGGGAGAGGGAACGCCGTGGGGAGGGAccccgggggcgggggagggagggtcCGAGGCCTTCCGGCCACGCAGGAACACCGGCGGGTCCCCGCAGCGGTGCCCCGGGACACCCGAGTTGTTTTCCTCCTTCGCCTCCCCTTCCCAAACCCGGCTCAGCATCTGTACTCTCGCCCGGGAAACGGGTGCGATGGCGGGGGCCAAACCCTGCCCGGCACCGGCCCGCCGGCCTCGCTTTCTCCCTCCCGATCTCGCACACGGCAAAGCCGGTTCCCAAACGGTGCCGGCATCGCGCACGTCCCCACCCCTGGGCGAAGAGGCAGGAGCGTCCCAGCGGGGATGGGCACTTGCAGGATGGATCCACAAACACCCCACTACCCGACGGCACAAGTCCCCCTGCCGGCGCCTGGTCCCGCTCCGGAGACCAGACCATCCCTACCTTGGGTGAGGCGCGTGGGCCGCCGCAGGGGCACACCGTCAATGGCGCAGGCGTTGCCGCAGGGGTGCAGGGTGAGCGTCCCCCGCACGTTCTCGATGTAGCAGTGCTGGGGTGCCAGCCCAGGGCCCTGCAGGACGATGTCCCTCGCGGCCGTGCCGATGGTGGTCCTCCCTGCCGGCAGAGAGGGCGGCTCAGTGTCCCCTCCGCCGACGGCGTGCCTGCGGGGACCCCCCGGCCGCTGGCACTCACCTTCCTCCAGGGGCAGGAGCGTGATGGCAGTGCTGAGCCGGCCGCTGCCCAGGCTCACCAAGTGTGGCTTCTCCGTCTGCACCTTCAGCCCCTTGCCCGTGTCGATCAGGTCCAGGGGGCTG from Haliaeetus albicilla chromosome 7, bHalAlb1.1, whole genome shotgun sequence encodes:
- the PHLDB1 gene encoding pleckstrin homology-like domain family B member 1 isoform X17 — encoded protein: MLRGAGPGAPPGAPGCAAMGVPKREQSPVRLSQPAWEGLSHTWPGPGGREGHGEQQTVNLVTPERPGLRRWRECRVTEIVPPRAASCLHRERQPVIAPVGSSPGSLLRVPGRQGAGRGAGRDVARSAGAVHPKVLLLPPGCAGAKQPVPENTRHLQAGTMEASGRTPASPTRRVQTIIQNSPLDLIDTGKGLKVQTEKPHLVSLGSGRLSTAITLLPLEEGRTTIGTAARDIVLQGPGLAPQHCYIENVRGTLTLHPCGNACAIDGVPLRRPTRLTQGCTICLGQATFLRFNHPAEAKWMKSMIPAGGRSPAALYGLPAKPEALVNGGRQPSERGSPSHSSLVSSIEKDLQDIMDSLVLEEPVSPSGKKLPARGRSPLSPMVNGGGRCLLSPPPSPGATSGGSSYENFSPLSSPASSGGYTSPSPSSQEQGLAMPPLVPLRSSSYNHAVQPPAQRPPPTPGGGPGEPWPAERLGDSQTGSPRLTPRAAPRPRAALQERPPSPFREPRDPLAPSRQPAGRVVPEARLQPPESPRAARRNVESMRELPPLSPSLSRRAVSPRAAPDAPSPQPRLGREVLGSPRARRKGLEEPRVAGSPSPPLPAETPPRRPSFGTSLSPVYGLGSPAVPSPRQSPRAPRKPLGDPRPPAGPRERKNSITEISDNEDELLEYHRRQRQERVREQEMERLERQRLETILNLCAEYTKTDGTEPGDVHRLLAGDADAGRRVPRGAVALGRAAEELRQRESLERSDEENLKEECSSTESTHHEHEELAGPRAKEAQRLEEERASVLGRLDQLKGRIKELEQQLQETSREAEMERALLQGERESEAARLRQEQEAVQQLQEKLSSLDASIRKERDKEAEALETEAKLFEDLEFQQLERESHLEEEREARGQQLLQSRAECHRSIARRKERVAALDAQAAQIRLQSAQEAERLARERNSVLQLLQKEKEKLVSLERRYQLVTGGRSFPKMSSALREVYRAKTEGDAGALAPRMKSGTPSSSQLNLSVLGRSPSPKLTACRPAQGPPSPAGSLPRNLAATLQDIETKRQLALQQKAKLLPAEPLQPGDLPGQQVIEEQKRRLAELKQKAAAEAQSQWEALHGQPPFPAAFPPLVHHSILHHHHPHGIGPRAEELDHAYDTLSLESSDSLETSISTGNNSACSPDNISSASGMEAGKIEEMEKMLKEAHAEKSRLMESREREMELRRQALEDERRRREQLERRLQDETARRQKLVEKEVKLREKHFSQARPLTRYLPIRKEDFDLRLHIESSGHSVDTCYHVILMEKMCKGYLVKMGGKIKSWKKRWFVFDRMKRTLSYYVDKHETKLKGVIYFQAIEEVYYDHLRSAAKSPNPALTFCVKTHDRLYYMVAPSAEAMRIWMDVIVTGAEGYTQFMN
- the PHLDB1 gene encoding pleckstrin homology-like domain family B member 1 isoform X9, which encodes MLRGAGPGAPPGAPGCAAMGVPKREQSPVRLSQPAWEGLSHTWPGPGGREGHGEQQTVNLVTPERPGLRRWRECRVTEIVPPRAASCLHRERQPVIAPVGSSPGSLLRVPGRQGAGRGAGRDVARSAGAVHPKVLLLPPGCAGAKQPVPENTRHLQAGTMEASGRTPASPTRRVQTIIQNSPLDLIDTGKGLKVQTEKPHLVSLGSGRLSTAITLLPLEEGRTTIGTAARDIVLQGPGLAPQHCYIENVRGTLTLHPCGNACAIDGVPLRRPTRLTQGCTICLGQATFLRFNHPAEAKWMKSMIPAGGRSPAALYGLPAKPEALVNGGRQPSERGSPSHSSLVSSIEKDLQDIMDSLVLEEPVSPSGKKLPARGRSPLSPMVNGGGRCLLSPPPSPGATSGGSSYENFSPLSSPASSGGYTSPSPSSQEQGLAMPPLVPLRSSSYNHAVQPPAQRPPPTPGGGPGEPWPAERLGDSQTGSPRLTPRAAPRPRAALQERPPSPFREPRDPLAPSRQPAGRVVPEARLQPPESPRAARRNVESMRELPPLSPSLSRRAVSPRAAPDAPSPQPRLGREVLGSPRARRKGLEEPRVAGSPSPPLPAETPPRRPSFGTSLSPVYGLGSPAVPSPRQSPRAPRKPLGDPRPPAGPRERKNSITEISDNEDELLEYHRRQRQERVREQEMERLERQRLETILNLCAEYTKTDGTEPGDVHRLLAGDADAGRRVPRGAVALGRAAEELRQRESLERSDEENLKEECSSTESTHHEHEELAGPRAKEAQRLEEERASVLGRLDQLKGRIKELEQQLQETSREAEMERALLQGERESEAARLRQEQEAVQQLQEKLSSLDASIRKERDKERAKVDAERKELEQLRALYHESKSHLDKCPESMREQLREQMRREAEALETEAKLFEDLEFQQLERESHLEEEREARGQQLLQSRAECHRSIARRKERVAALDAQAAQIRLQSAQEAERLARERNSVLQLLQKEKEKLVSLERRYQLVTGGRSFPKMSSALREETLHISEPYELLEGTKPLSPPPAAAASLASPAARSYPKAQEYVTVEQLSGILGSLRAPAASPLGCAPPAPSSSGCAAPPPPPPLPSLSSPSISAEMEQQLLGGRVWLPALDLEKWYQEVMAGFETSFSSVSPPSSPPPLPAKAHSCHKPLQVYRAKTEGDAGALAPRMKSGTPSSSQLNLSVLGRSPSPKLTACRPAQGPPSPAGSLPRNLAATLQDIETKRQLALQQKAKLLPAEPLQPGDLPGQQVIEEQKRRLAELKQKAAAEAQSQWEALHGQPPFPAAFPPLVHHSILHHHHPHGIGPRAEELDHAYDTLSLESSDSLETSISTGNNSACSPDNISSASGMEAGKIEEMEKMLKEAHAEKSRLMESREREMELRRQALEDERRRREQLERRLQDETARRQKLVEKEVKLREKHFSQARPLTRYLPIRKEDFDLRLHIESSGHSVDTCYHVILMEKMCKGYLVKMGGKIKSWKKRWFVFDRMKRTLSYYVDKHETKLKGVIYFQAIEEVYYDHLRSAAKSPNPALTFCVKTHDRLYYMVAPSAEAMRIWMDVIVTGAEGYTQFMN